Genomic segment of Parageobacillus genomosp. 1:
TGGAGTGGAACCGCTATTTGTGGGAAGAAATCGGTTTGACTACCTCATTGAAATAAAGTCAGAACAACAACTGCGTGAATTGCAGCCGAACTTCACCTTATTGCGGCAAGTCAAAACGCGCGGGGTTATTGTCACAAGCCGGTCCTCAACGGAGGAATTTGATTTTCTTTCCCGCTGCTTTTTCCCTGCGATTGGCGTTTCGGAGGATCCAGTCACCGGTTCGGCGCATTGCTGCTTGGGTCCTTACTGGGAGACGAAATTAGGAAAATCATTGCTTATCGCTTATCAGGCGTCGAAAAGAGGAGGAGTAGTCAAAGTAGAAGTAAATAATGATAGAGTAGGACTGTCTGGACAAGCAGTAACCGTATGGAAAGGTGAATTAATAGACTGATAGAAGTATGGAACAAGCAACTTTCCCGCTATGGAGAAAGTTGCTCATTGTTTCAATCATCCCATTTATACGTCCAAAACCGTTCGGTCTTCAGCCATTCTAACACGTCGCCGCCGCGTTTTTTCGCCGCTTTCATCAATCCTTCCGTTTGTGAGCGGTGCGCTTGGATGGCAGCAAGTTTTTTGTCGAGGACCGAACTGACATCGCGAATGACATCTGGCTTGCCTAAGTCTTGCTCACAGTTTTTCGCGAACGCGACGCAGTGAACGGTCGGACGCTTGTCTTTTGGCAGGCGCTTGAGAGCGCGAATGACGGCAGCGCCGCATGCGTCATGATCCGGATGGACGCTGTAGCCAGGGTAAAACGTAATGACAAGCGATGGGTTTGTTTCGGCGATAATTTCGCCGATGTGGTCAGCGAGCAATTCTTCATCTTCAAATTCCACCGTTTTATCGCGGTAACCGAGCAGTCGCAAGTCATGAATGCCAATCACTTTACATGCTTCTTCCAATTCTTTTTTGCGAATCAGCGGCAGTGTTTCACGGTTCGCAAACGGCGGCACCCCCATGTTTCGCCCCATTTCGCCAAGCGTTAAGCAGGCATAGGTGACGGGTGTCCCGTTTTCGACGTGCTGTGCCAACGTCCCCGACACCCCAAACGCTTCATCGTCAGGGTGAGGAAATATGACGAGTACGTGTTTTTCTTTCATGATTCATCCCTCCCTCATGCGTTAAAACGGCTCTTGGCTTAGCTGCAGGGCAACCGCTAATCTTCCTTCGTAATCATGGCCGGCTAATAGCAACTGGCCTTTTTCGGTTATTTCCCAATGGGTTAATCCTTCCGCATATACCCAGCCGAAGTCAAGTTTTAAGCCAACACGGTACGGTCCGTTTCCGACGATTTTCCCGCGGCTGAAACGAATAAGACCGTTGCGAATATAGGCGCCAGCGGAAAAGAAACCTTCATTGTGATGAGAAGCGTACGCACCGTTCGTTGTTTCTAAATGTATGTATACGTCTTGATTGGCGAAAAAGCTGATGGCTGCTTGTACTTCGCGAACGTCAATGGGCTGCAAGCAAATCTCCTCCCTAGTCATTCATTTTTTACTATTTTACATGAAACAAGCGAAAGAGCGGAAATATTTCGTTCTACAAAATTTTTTATTATAATAAAAAAGAACACACATCCAAGACTCATCAATAGAGAAATATGCACCAATATAAAAAAGAGGTGGTATTGGTGAGTTTTCAAGGCAATGGTGTAACGTTTTTAAACTTTGATTATACGTATGCTTCTCAAAAGCAACTGTTTCGCTTTCCGCATGAATGGATCGATTTTACCGATTTAGCACATACAAACTTGTATTGCGAGCCCGAATCTTTGCACGAGATTGAGAGACGTATACGTCTTCGTAAACAAAAAGGAGCGGTATTCATCGGAAACGGAAACTATCATTATGTTTCTTATTTGCTTATTCAAGAAATAAAAGAGCCGTTTACTCTCGTTTTATTTGACCATCATACAGATGTTGGAACTGGAGATGATCCCGTTATTTCCTGCGGCTCATGGGTATCGTATGCGCTGAATCACCCTTATTTAAAAAAGGTGATTATGATTGGTCCAAAACCTTCACAACAACATCTTCGTCTATCTCCTAATATTACTGTCTTCTCGCTCGATCGTTACAATATTTCTCCAAGTATGCTTTTTTCCGTTATTTCTACACATAGTGTCTATATTAGCATCGATAAAGATGCGCTTCGTCGCGATGATGCGGTAACAAACTGGGATCAAGGGACGATGCCGCTATCGTTTTTGCTTGATTGTCTGCGTCATCTACTACTCTATAAAAAGGTTATCGGTGTGGATGTATGCGGTGAATATCCGCAAGCTTCCATTGATGTATTTAACCCTGTTTGCCGGGAAGCCAATCGAAAAAATGAGCATGCCAACCGCTTGATTATCGAAACGTGTTTTCACTATGCATCTACGCACCCGCTTCCGGCGTAATAGGAAAAAGGGGCTGTCTTTATTTGGCAGCCCTTTAATACATAATGCGAAATTGTTTTTCTTTTGGATTTACCGCTACTTCCTGCACTGACATCTCTGTTACTTTGGCAAACATGGTTCCTTCACGGATCGTGTCTATAAATAGCTGAATCGCTTCTTCATTTCCTTGCACTTCCATTTCCACTGTGCCATCGTCGTTATTTCTGACCCAGCCGGTGAGCTGCCGCTTTAGCGCCTCATACTGAGTAAAATAACGGAATCCGACGCCTTGAACACGTCCGTGAACGATGAGATGAAACCGCTTCATCTATTCTCTCTCCTTGCCAGCTGTTTTTCTATTCCCATCATACAATAGACAAGGGATTTTGTATACGTAGCCGGAGAGAAGAAAAAGGGGCCTAGGTGAAGATTAGGCTCCCTTCGCGGCGTGCAATAGTGTTTCGATGTTTTCTTTGACCAGCTGTTGCAAAAAAGGATGGTATCCTAAATAGTTGCATAAAATCCATTGCTGATGTGGCGGCTGAAAAGAGCGCAGTTTTCGCTCAATCGTTTTCATTAATACGCCAGTAAATAATAAATAAGGAACGACGAAAATTTTCTTGTAGGAAGAACGGCTTGCTTCATATAAGCCGTCTTCCAATGCTGGCCGGATGGCGGCTAAAAAGCAGACATCTACAAGCGGGACGTTTGTTTTTGCTTGCAGCAGCTTTGCGATCGCGGTGATATCGCGCTTTGTATCCGGATCGCTGCTACCTCTTCCAATGAGGAGAATCATTGATTTGCCGTCTAACGGTACTCCTTGTTCATAGATTCGGTCGATAACGACGTCAATCATCGTTTCATGGACGCCGAACGGCTTCCCATATACGATTTCCACATGGG
This window contains:
- the bshB2 gene encoding bacillithiol biosynthesis deacetylase BshB2; its protein translation is MKEKHVLVIFPHPDDEAFGVSGTLAQHVENGTPVTYACLTLGEMGRNMGVPPFANRETLPLIRKKELEEACKVIGIHDLRLLGYRDKTVEFEDEELLADHIGEIIAETNPSLVITFYPGYSVHPDHDACGAAVIRALKRLPKDKRPTVHCVAFAKNCEQDLGKPDVIRDVSSVLDKKLAAIQAHRSQTEGLMKAAKKRGGDVLEWLKTERFWTYKWDD
- a CDS encoding YojF family protein, with the protein product MQPIDVREVQAAISFFANQDVYIHLETTNGAYASHHNEGFFSAGAYIRNGLIRFSRGKIVGNGPYRVGLKLDFGWVYAEGLTHWEITEKGQLLLAGHDYEGRLAVALQLSQEPF
- a CDS encoding arginase family protein, translated to MSFQGNGVTFLNFDYTYASQKQLFRFPHEWIDFTDLAHTNLYCEPESLHEIERRIRLRKQKGAVFIGNGNYHYVSYLLIQEIKEPFTLVLFDHHTDVGTGDDPVISCGSWVSYALNHPYLKKVIMIGPKPSQQHLRLSPNITVFSLDRYNISPSMLFSVISTHSVYISIDKDALRRDDAVTNWDQGTMPLSFLLDCLRHLLLYKKVIGVDVCGEYPQASIDVFNPVCREANRKNEHANRLIIETCFHYASTHPLPA
- a CDS encoding acylphosphatase; the protein is MKRFHLIVHGRVQGVGFRYFTQYEALKRQLTGWVRNNDDGTVEMEVQGNEEAIQLFIDTIREGTMFAKVTEMSVQEVAVNPKEKQFRIMY
- a CDS encoding sirohydrochlorin chelatase — translated: MQAILYVCHGSRVAKARAEASAFVERCKANIDVPIQELCFVELAEPDIITGINICVQKGATRIVVLPLLLLSAGHAKHDIPEAIRQAKQRHPHVEIVYGKPFGVHETMIDVVIDRIYEQGVPLDGKSMILLIGRGSSDPDTKRDITAIAKLLQAKTNVPLVDVCFLAAIRPALEDGLYEASRSSYKKIFVVPYLLFTGVLMKTIERKLRSFQPPHQQWILCNYLGYHPFLQQLVKENIETLLHAAKGA